A region of Salvia splendens isolate huo1 chromosome 17, SspV2, whole genome shotgun sequence DNA encodes the following proteins:
- the LOC121773576 gene encoding CRIB domain-containing protein RIC10-like isoform X1, whose product MKGLYKGFKYTISQFFVVKERELEIGYPTDVKHVAHIGWDGSSGTAPSWMSEFKTRPDFAATSIGNSGSALSPWSSQDFGESMRQQSGSEMFRDMASSEKKKDKRKKSKSTSSTNSISGSSSRSAAKSSAKFVRGPTNIEVA is encoded by the exons ATGAAAGGGCTCTACAAAGGATTCAAATACACAATCTCTCAATTCTTCG TTGTGAAGGAGCGTGAATTAGAGATTGGATATCCAACTGATGTTAAGCATGTTGCACATATTGGCTGGGATGGCTCCTCTGGAACAGCACCAAGTTGG ATGAGTGAATTCAAGACAAGGCCGGATTTCGCAGCCACATCGATCGGGAACTCTGGCTCGGCACTCTCTCCATGGTCCTCTCAAG ATTTTGGGGAGTCCATGCGGCAACAATCAGGGTCCGAGATGTTTAGAGACATGGCCTCCTCGGAAAAGAAGAAAGACAAACGGAAGAAGTCTAAGTCAACTTCCTCCACAAACTCTATTTCCGGTTCCTCCTCAAGGTCAGCAGCAAAATCGAGTGCCAAATTTGTCAGGGGACCAACAAATATTGAAGTTGCATAA
- the LOC121773576 gene encoding CRIB domain-containing protein RIC10-like isoform X2, whose protein sequence is MKGLYKGFKYTISQFFVVKERELEIGYPTDVKHVAHIGWDGSSGTAPSWMSEFKTRPDFAATSIGNSGSALSPWSSQDFGESMRQQSGSEMFRDMASSEKKKDKRKKSKSTSSTNSISGSSSRTSPRR, encoded by the exons ATGAAAGGGCTCTACAAAGGATTCAAATACACAATCTCTCAATTCTTCG TTGTGAAGGAGCGTGAATTAGAGATTGGATATCCAACTGATGTTAAGCATGTTGCACATATTGGCTGGGATGGCTCCTCTGGAACAGCACCAAGTTGG ATGAGTGAATTCAAGACAAGGCCGGATTTCGCAGCCACATCGATCGGGAACTCTGGCTCGGCACTCTCTCCATGGTCCTCTCAAG ATTTTGGGGAGTCCATGCGGCAACAATCAGGGTCCGAGATGTTTAGAGACATGGCCTCCTCGGAAAAGAAGAAAGACAAACGGAAGAAGTCTAAGTCAACTTCCTCCACAAACTCTATTTCCGGTTCCTCCTCAAG AACGTCCCCACGCAGATGA
- the LOC121775271 gene encoding pentatricopeptide repeat-containing protein At4g21170-like codes for MRINNLPQIPNIPKFLKSGSENSSSKWRTQINQTQLVSQASTILLQRHPKLWPSLLKPLQISPSFTPSLFHQILNRIRTQPKLCFDFFNWARKNLSFKPDIGARSELTRILFGSELSELGKPILNSIVLDCPPAKIVALFQPRRNAGFQNVSNVLNSVIECYCSERMYFQSLDFYQMVRKNGARLSVDASCRLLNLLVEKNELRLAWCFYASIVRDGVLGNQCMWSVVAKILYKDGKFERIGGILEVGVCSGEMFDLIIDGYSKRGDFGAALDYLRQSIGKGIGPGFSTCSSILDGACRYNNGEVIENVLSFMVEKGLILKGYASDYDLIIKKLCGVGKTFAMDLFFKRACTDDVDFEYATYECMFMALLCEGSRVEDAIDLYNIMKGKRILLSKRCYDEFVIALCQQNPSLQISNLLGDIIRRGVASISPAKELSNYVRKQCAERQWREAEELLELVLDREWLLDPQCCGSFVRRYCSTRRIDRAILLHNKLEELQGTLATDTYNILVAALLRGRRTEEAMKVFDYMKRCKTVDSESFALMIRGLCEQKKMRMAMKLHDEMSELGLKPDQRTYKRLITGFR; via the coding sequence ATGCGTATAAACAATCTTCCCCAAATCCCAAATATACCAAAATTCCTAAAATCTGGAAGTGAAAACTCGAGTTCCAAATGGAGAACCCAAATCAATCAAACCCAATTAGTTTCTCAAGCATCCACAATTCTCTTGCAGAGACACCCCAAATTATGGCCTTCACTTCTCAAACCCCTGCAAATTTCCCCCAGTTTCACTCCATCTCTGTTCCACCAAATCTTGAACAGAATCCGAACTCAACCAAAGCTCTGTTTCGATTTCTTCAACTGGGCGCGGAAAAATCTCAGTTTCAAGCCCGACATTGGGGCCCGATCCGAGCTGACCCGAATACTATTCGGGTCCGAACTGTCTGAACTCGGTAAGCCAATCTTGAATTCCATAGTTCTAGATTGCCCACCAGCCAAGATTGTTGCTTTATTCCAGCCGCGCCGAAATGCTGGTTTTCAGAATGTATCCAATGTTTTGAATTCTGTGATCGAATGTTACTGTAGCGAACGAATGTATTTTCAAAGTTTGGATTTTTATCAGATGGTTAGGAAGAATGGGGCTCGATTGAGTGTGGATGCTAGTTGTAGATTGTTGAACCTTTTAGTTGAGAAGAATGAATTGAGGTTAGCATGGTGTTTTTATGCTTCGATTGTTAGAGATGGGGTTTTAGGGAACCAGTGTATGTGGTCTGTTGTTGCGAAGATTTTGTATAAAGATGGGAAATTTGAGAGGATTGGTGGAATTTTGGAAGTGGGAGTTTGTAGTGGTGAGATGTTTGATTTGATAATTGATGGTTATAGCAAAAGAGGGGATTTTGGAGCTGCTTTGGATTATCTGCGTCAGTCTATTGGTAAAGGAATCGGGCCGGGTTTTAGTACTTGCAGCTCGATTTTAGATGGTGCTTGTAGGTATAACAATGGAGAAGTGATTGAGAATGTTTTATCTTTTATGGTAGAGAAGGGGCTTATCTTGAAAGGTTATGCTTCGGATTATGATTTGATCATCAAGAAGCTTTGTGGTGTGGGGAAAACGTTCGCAATGGATCTCTTCTTCAAGAGGGCttgcactgatgatgtcgattTCGAATATGCTACATATGAGTGTATGTTTATGGCGTTGCTATGTGAGGGAAGTAGAGTGGAAGATGCTATAGATTTGTATAACATCATGAAGGGCAAGCGAATTTTGTTAAGTAAAAGATGTTATGATGAGTTTGTGATTGCTCTTTGCCAACAGAATCCGTCGTTGCAAATCAGCAACTTGTTAGGTGATATAATCAGAAGGGGCGTAGCATCCATATCTCCGGCCAAAGAGCTTTCTAACTATGTCCGTAAACAATGTGCAGAGCGTCAGTGGCGAGAGGCAGAGGAACTTTTGGAGTTGGTTCTGGATCGAGAATGGTTGCTTGATCCTCAGTGCTGTGGCTCTTTCGTGAGACGTTACTGCTCAACCAGACGGATCGATAGAGCGATTTTGCTGCATAATAAGTTGGAGGAGTTGCAGGGCACTTTGGCAACGGACACATATAACATACTTGTCGCTGCATTGCTGAGAGGGAGGAGAACCGAAGAGGCGATGAAGGTGTTCGATTATATGAAGAGATGCAAAACAGTTGATAGTGAAAGTTTTGCACTCATGATAAGAGGTCTCTGTGAGCAGAAAAAAATGAGGATGGCCATGAAATTGCATGATGAAATGTCAGAATTGGGGCTCAAGCCTGACCAACGAACGTATAAGAGGTTAATAACCGGTTTCAGATGA
- the LOC121775466 gene encoding uncharacterized protein LOC121775466 — protein sequence MRIPRSLKICGIVTIVVIVSFIVTVLILWFALLKPKNPKITMQQVTLKHLSFGFDFEINVTLGMLVTVNNPNHASFRYENTTAFVSYRGSPVAEAPVQEDTIPARRSHDIRTDLFVDGDRVVANPGFMEDLAARRFNFTSSTTLHGRAKVLNLFKITATTYSTCVVYVDVDAQNATSVCNSKFKY from the coding sequence ATGAGAATCCCAAGATCCTTAAAAATATGTGGTATTGTGACAATAGTTGTGATAGTAAGCTTTATCGTGACAGTGTTAATCCTATGGTTTGCACTTCTAAAACCCAAAAACCCCAAAATCACAATGCAGCAAGTCACATTAAAACACCTATCTTTCGGTTTCGATTTCGAAATCAACGTCACGCTGGGGATGCTCGTGACCGTGAACAACCCGAACCACGCGAGCTTCAGGTACGAGAACACGACGGCCTTCGTGAGCTACCGCGGCTCGCCAGTGGCGGAAGCGCCCGTACAAGAGGACACCATCCCGGCGCGCAGGAGTCACGACATCCGCACGGATTTATTCGTGGATGGTGACCGCGTGGTGGCGAATCCCGGGTTTATGGAGGATTTGGCGGCGCGACGCTTCAATTTTACGTCGTCCACCACGCTCCACGGAAGAGCGAAGGTGCTCAACTTGTTTAAGATAACGGCCACCACTTATAGCACGTGTGTCGTCTATGTTGATGTTGATGCTCAGAATGCAACCTCTGTTTGCAATTCCAAATTTAAGTACTAG